From a region of the Odontesthes bonariensis isolate fOdoBon6 chromosome 4, fOdoBon6.hap1, whole genome shotgun sequence genome:
- the dctpp1 gene encoding glutamyl-tRNA(Gln) amidotransferase subunit B, mitochondrial: protein MATNGKVTHGPNDDGKCAGSPHSHSAVVNGADTGSSSHSKLQNGGAVEPQRFTFSPEPTMEDIRRRQAEFTDERDWNKFHQPRNLLLAMVGEVGEVAELFQWRGEVAEGLPDWTESEREQLAHELSDVLIYLVELAEKCRVDLPQAVLRKMALNRLKYPANKVHGSAKKYTEYKD, encoded by the coding sequence ATGGCAACAAATGGAAAAGTAACACATGGACCAAACGACGATGGCAAGTGTGCAGGTTCTCCTCACTCGCATTCAGCTGTGGTGAATGGAGCAGACACGGGGTCATCGTCCCACTCCAAGTTGCAGAATGGAGGAGCCGTAGAGCCGCAACGGTTCACGTTCAGCCCCGAGCCCACCATGGAGGATATTCGGAGGAGGCAGGCGGAGTTCACGGACGAGCGAGACTGGAACAAGTTTCACCAACCCCGCAACCTGCTCCTGGCCATGGTCGGGGAGGTGGGTGAAGTGGCAGAGCTCTTCCAGTGGCGGGGAGAGGTGGCAGAGGGTCTCCCGGACTGGACCGAGTCCGAGCGGGAGCAGCTGGCACACGAACTAAGCGACGTACTGATCTACCTGGTGGAGCTAGCCGAGAAGTGTCGCGTCGACCTTCCCCAAGCGGTACTCCGTAAAATGGCTCTTAACCGACTGAAATATCCCGCGAATAAAGTGCACGGCTCGGCCAAAAAGTACACCGAATACAAGGACTGA